The Candidatus Koribacter versatilis Ellin345 genome has a segment encoding these proteins:
- the rpiB gene encoding ribose 5-phosphate isomerase B: MKIALGADHAGFELKNQVKQHLTQQGIDVQDFGTNTPDSVDYPDFAQRVADTVAVGGVERGVLVCGTGIGMAMSANKVPGIRAANCHTILEAELSRQHNDANILTLGARVLEPEAAFAIVDAWMKAQFEGGRHQRRVDKIHQIEQQEVKRST, translated from the coding sequence ATGAAGATCGCCCTCGGTGCGGACCATGCGGGATTTGAACTGAAAAATCAGGTCAAGCAGCACCTCACCCAGCAGGGAATTGACGTCCAGGATTTCGGCACCAACACGCCGGATTCGGTGGATTATCCAGACTTCGCTCAGCGGGTGGCGGATACGGTGGCTGTGGGCGGGGTGGAGCGCGGGGTTCTCGTCTGCGGCACCGGGATTGGGATGGCGATGTCTGCGAACAAGGTCCCCGGAATTCGCGCCGCGAATTGCCACACCATCCTCGAAGCCGAACTGAGCCGCCAGCACAATGACGCGAACATCCTGACGCTGGGCGCGCGAGTGCTCGAGCCCGAGGCGGCGTTTGCGATCGTGGATGCCTGGATGAAGGCTCAGTTTGAAGGTGGGCGCCATCAGCGCCGGGTCGACAAGATCCACCAGATCGAGCAGCAGGAAGTTAAGCGAAGTACATAA
- the glyA gene encoding serine hydroxymethyltransferase codes for MSNRMSQSLNEEDPQIAEAIANEERRQHEGLELIASENFVSEAVLQAAGSVFTNKYAEGYPGKRYYGGCEYADVVENLARDRAKELFGAEHANVQPHSGSSANMEAYGAILQPGDTILGLNLAHGGHLTHGHPLNFSGKTYKIVPYGVTKETETIDYDELEKLALEHHPKVIVGGGSAYPRIFDFKRMREIADKAGALFMVDMAHFAGLVAGGAHPSPVPHAHVVTTTTHKTLRGPRAGMILSKQEFAAAIDKVTFPGMQGGPLVHIIAAKAVCFKEAMEPSFKDYANQVVANAKVLAQSLADQGFRIISGGTDTHLMLIDVFAAGMLGSEAEKALGEAGITVNKNAIPFDTNPPMKPSGVRIGTPALTTRGMKEPEMRQVGIWIAESLRHRTDPDFLGRVRRQVHELCDAYPLYPERRATRLATV; via the coding sequence ATGTCAAATCGCATGTCTCAATCGTTAAACGAAGAAGATCCGCAGATCGCAGAGGCGATCGCGAATGAGGAACGCCGTCAGCACGAGGGTCTCGAGCTCATCGCCAGCGAAAATTTTGTCAGCGAAGCAGTGCTTCAGGCCGCGGGCTCAGTATTCACCAACAAGTACGCCGAGGGGTATCCGGGAAAGCGCTACTACGGCGGCTGCGAGTATGCCGATGTGGTTGAGAACCTGGCGCGCGATCGCGCGAAGGAACTCTTCGGCGCGGAGCACGCTAACGTGCAGCCGCACTCCGGGTCATCCGCCAACATGGAAGCCTATGGCGCGATCCTTCAGCCCGGCGACACAATTCTTGGTCTGAACCTTGCGCATGGTGGGCACCTCACCCACGGACATCCACTGAACTTTTCCGGTAAGACCTACAAGATCGTCCCGTACGGCGTGACCAAAGAAACCGAGACCATCGATTACGACGAGCTCGAGAAGCTTGCGCTGGAACACCATCCGAAGGTGATCGTCGGCGGAGGCAGCGCGTATCCGCGTATTTTCGATTTCAAGCGCATGCGCGAAATCGCCGACAAAGCCGGCGCGCTCTTCATGGTAGATATGGCACACTTCGCCGGACTGGTTGCCGGCGGCGCACATCCTTCGCCGGTGCCGCATGCGCACGTCGTGACGACCACCACGCACAAGACACTGCGTGGACCGCGCGCGGGCATGATCCTCTCCAAGCAGGAATTCGCAGCGGCGATTGATAAAGTCACATTCCCCGGCATGCAGGGAGGGCCGCTGGTGCACATCATCGCGGCCAAGGCCGTGTGCTTCAAAGAAGCCATGGAGCCGAGCTTCAAGGACTACGCGAACCAAGTGGTCGCGAACGCGAAGGTGCTGGCGCAGTCACTCGCCGACCAGGGCTTCCGCATTATTTCCGGAGGCACCGATACGCACCTGATGCTGATCGATGTCTTCGCGGCCGGAATGTTGGGCAGCGAAGCCGAAAAGGCGTTGGGCGAAGCTGGAATCACGGTGAACAAGAACGCAATTCCGTTTGACACCAACCCGCCGATGAAGCCGAGCGGCGTCCGCATTGGAACGCCGGCGCTTACGACGCGCGGGATGAAGGAACCAGAGATGCGGCAGGTCGGCATCTGGATTGCGGAGTCGTTACGGCACCGCACGGATCCGGATTTCCTCGGCCGCGTGCGGCGACAGGTGCACGAGCTTTGCGATGCGTACCCGCTGTATCCGGAGCGGAGAGCAACCCGGCTGGCGACGGTATAG
- a CDS encoding glycosyltransferase family 4 protein, which translates to MKVAIDIRRISDFGVGTYIRNVVRTLGRLDRENEYLLLGTPGRIHDMGQLQENFSHLECPDNDYSPASYFEFHRALKRQKVNVLHVPHLFWIPQGIPCPYVVTVHDLLDYLYRSNSASPAKRFAHFHFTKRVLNKASRIFAVSKFSKEDTVRLFGVPEEKIEVVYNAIDDRFRQGHTTDSDKLMIAERYQVNYPFILYAGRISPHKNVVRIIEAFSLLKSELAKEDSYPDLKLIIIGDEVSRHPDLRRAVIKGRVQQDVRFLGFVPIEVLRIFYDAAKVFIFPSLYEGFGLPPLEAMSHGTPVITSNTSSLPEVVGNAAVLVNPENVFEIQRALQRVLLDQPLREKLKLRGEEQIRKFSWENSVGRMLEIFRQVAK; encoded by the coding sequence GTGAAGGTCGCGATCGACATCCGCCGTATCAGCGACTTCGGTGTCGGCACCTACATTCGCAATGTGGTGCGGACCCTGGGCCGGCTGGACCGCGAAAACGAGTATCTCCTGCTCGGGACGCCTGGTCGTATTCACGATATGGGGCAGCTGCAGGAGAACTTTTCGCACCTTGAGTGCCCTGATAACGACTACTCTCCGGCGTCTTATTTCGAATTCCATCGCGCGCTGAAGCGGCAAAAAGTAAATGTGCTGCACGTCCCGCACCTGTTCTGGATCCCGCAAGGAATTCCGTGTCCGTACGTGGTGACGGTCCACGATCTTCTCGACTACCTCTACCGCAGCAACAGCGCTTCGCCGGCGAAGCGGTTTGCGCACTTTCACTTCACGAAGCGTGTGCTGAACAAGGCTTCGCGGATCTTCGCGGTGTCGAAGTTCTCGAAGGAGGATACGGTGCGGCTTTTCGGCGTGCCGGAAGAGAAGATCGAGGTGGTCTATAACGCAATTGACGACCGCTTCCGCCAGGGCCACACCACCGACTCCGACAAGTTGATGATCGCCGAGCGTTACCAGGTGAACTATCCGTTCATCCTGTATGCGGGGCGGATCAGTCCGCATAAAAACGTGGTGCGCATCATCGAAGCGTTTTCACTGTTGAAGTCGGAGCTGGCGAAGGAAGACTCGTATCCCGACCTGAAGCTGATCATTATTGGCGATGAAGTCTCGCGGCATCCTGATCTTCGGCGCGCGGTAATCAAGGGTAGAGTCCAGCAGGACGTCCGCTTCCTCGGGTTCGTGCCGATCGAAGTGCTGCGAATCTTCTACGACGCCGCCAAGGTGTTCATTTTCCCGTCGCTTTACGAGGGATTTGGGCTGCCGCCGCTGGAGGCGATGTCGCACGGGACGCCGGTGATCACAAGCAATACCTCGTCACTGCCGGAAGTAGTGGGGAATGCTGCGGTGCTGGTAAATCCGGAGAACGTCTTCGAGATCCAGCGCGCCCTGCAGCGCGTGCTGCTCGACCAGCCGTTGCGCGAGAAGCTCAAACTACGAGGCGAAGAACAGATCAGGAAGTTCTCGTGGGAGAACTCAGTGGGGCGAATGCTGGAGATCTTCCGGCAGGTCGCCAAGTAG
- a CDS encoding outer membrane lipoprotein-sorting protein encodes MRAMIRASILTMLLTAVGMAQTSAPDVNTVVSRMQTAMGGRNHDRAYSVTREYRLVPEDPNKASRVVAEVNALPSGKKDYRITEGGGQAENVVRKVLDHETEVTNQNNGAVLTADNYDFVLAGTEAIDGHRCYVLQLKPKRDGKDILRGRAWVDADSYLVRQIAGTPTKSPSWWIKDLQVTLHYREMQGLWLQDSTQAVAQVRVVGKHTLTARALDVRTDTTLAGNLQTPVRKRSRRVDPALLGAGVIRH; translated from the coding sequence ATGCGGGCCATGATTCGAGCTTCGATTCTTACCATGCTTCTGACGGCCGTCGGGATGGCGCAAACCAGCGCTCCCGATGTGAACACTGTCGTCAGTCGCATGCAGACGGCGATGGGCGGTCGCAACCACGACCGCGCCTACTCCGTCACCCGCGAATACCGCTTGGTTCCCGAAGATCCAAACAAAGCATCGCGAGTCGTAGCCGAGGTGAATGCACTGCCTTCGGGTAAGAAAGACTATCGGATCACTGAAGGCGGCGGACAGGCCGAGAACGTCGTCCGTAAGGTCCTCGATCACGAGACGGAAGTGACCAATCAGAACAATGGCGCGGTGTTGACGGCCGACAACTACGATTTCGTGCTCGCGGGAACCGAGGCGATCGACGGACACCGCTGCTATGTGCTGCAACTCAAGCCGAAGCGCGACGGCAAGGACATCCTTCGGGGCCGCGCGTGGGTCGACGCTGACAGCTACCTGGTGCGCCAGATCGCGGGCACCCCGACCAAGAGCCCGTCGTGGTGGATCAAGGACTTACAGGTAACTCTGCACTATCGGGAAATGCAAGGGCTGTGGCTCCAGGACTCGACGCAAGCCGTGGCTCAGGTTCGGGTGGTCGGCAAACATACGCTGACGGCGCGTGCCTTGGACGTTCGGACCGATACGACGCTCGCCGGCAACCTCCAGACTCCGGTACGAAAGCGTAGCCGCCGCGTGGATCCGGCGTTACTTGGCGCGGGGGTTATCCGGCACTAG
- the proB gene encoding glutamate 5-kinase, translating to MRFVIKVGTSLIAPGGRIDTVLMRALVDQLDLERHEYLIVSSGAIASGMSKLAFSAKPKSVRLMQACAAVGQSLLMYTYEQLFFGKKVVAQLLLSSDDFTSALRYENLQHALHELLKLGVVPIVNENDSVSVRELVGAFGDNDELSALLATAVKADWLVLLTNVDGFYDSAGRGQKLVRTVRRLTPKMEALCGEKSELGTGGMRSKLRAAMMASENGVQVAIANGTAPQAIRNAIERKIGTYFPATKPAPKKRAKAAD from the coding sequence ATGCGGTTCGTCATCAAAGTAGGTACCAGCCTGATCGCCCCGGGCGGCCGTATTGATACGGTGCTCATGCGGGCGCTCGTCGACCAGTTGGACCTGGAGCGGCACGAATACCTCATCGTCAGCTCGGGCGCGATCGCTTCCGGCATGTCGAAATTGGCATTTTCTGCGAAGCCGAAGAGCGTGAGGCTCATGCAAGCGTGTGCAGCCGTGGGACAAAGCCTGCTGATGTATACCTACGAGCAGCTCTTCTTCGGCAAAAAAGTCGTCGCACAACTGCTGCTTTCGAGCGACGACTTCACGTCGGCTCTTCGCTACGAGAATCTGCAACACGCGTTGCATGAATTGCTAAAGCTTGGCGTGGTACCGATCGTCAATGAAAACGATAGTGTTTCCGTGCGCGAACTCGTTGGTGCTTTCGGGGATAACGACGAGTTGAGCGCATTGTTGGCGACGGCTGTGAAGGCCGACTGGCTCGTGCTTTTGACGAACGTGGATGGGTTCTACGACAGTGCTGGTCGCGGACAGAAACTGGTGCGCACGGTGCGGCGATTGACGCCGAAGATGGAAGCGCTCTGCGGCGAAAAGAGCGAACTCGGCACCGGAGGTATGCGATCAAAGTTACGCGCAGCCATGATGGCTAGCGAGAACGGTGTTCAGGTTGCAATTGCAAACGGCACGGCACCGCAAGCGATTCGAAATGCCATAGAGCGGAAGATCGGTACATATTTTCCGGCGACGAAGCCTGCCCCTAAGAAACGCGCAAAGGCTGCGGATTAA
- a CDS encoding glutamate-5-semialdehyde dehydrogenase, translating to MTTREKLEAARRAAPVVAELSTESKNALLLALARTIDERTEEILAANRADLEASGLDGSLRDRLLLTPERIATMAEGLREVAALADPVGETLAEWERPNGLRIRKVRVPLGVVAIIYEARPNVTIDVIGLALKSGNAVVLRGGKEAVRSNECLVKIAGATPGMPDGAIQLLDASNRESVQQLMKARGLVDVIVPRGGAGLIQFVVENSTVPVIETGAGNCHIFVDESANLDMADRIVINAKTQRPSVCNAAEKLLVHRAIAKEYVPRIVKLLLDHGVEVRGDAETLALAQGMQVAEATSADWDEEYLRLCMAVKVVADVDEAIAHINQHSTKHSESIITANDAHARRFLRAADSAAVYWNASTRFTDGAEFGFGAEMGISTQKLHCRGPFALAELTSSKYEVIGSGQVR from the coding sequence ATGACGACGCGCGAAAAGCTGGAAGCAGCACGGCGCGCGGCGCCGGTCGTAGCAGAGCTCTCGACCGAGAGCAAGAATGCGCTGCTGCTGGCTCTGGCGCGGACGATCGACGAGCGTACGGAAGAAATTCTCGCCGCCAATCGCGCGGATTTGGAAGCGAGTGGGCTGGATGGATCTCTGCGCGATCGATTGCTGCTTACCCCAGAACGCATTGCGACGATGGCAGAAGGACTGCGTGAAGTCGCGGCATTGGCGGATCCAGTGGGAGAGACGCTAGCCGAATGGGAGCGCCCAAATGGCCTGCGGATTCGCAAGGTCCGCGTTCCTCTCGGCGTGGTTGCGATCATCTACGAAGCACGACCGAACGTGACGATTGACGTCATCGGGTTGGCGCTTAAATCGGGAAATGCGGTGGTGTTGCGCGGAGGAAAAGAAGCGGTTCGGAGCAACGAATGCCTGGTGAAGATTGCAGGCGCGACGCCGGGGATGCCGGATGGCGCGATTCAATTGCTCGATGCCTCGAATCGTGAATCGGTACAGCAGTTGATGAAAGCGCGCGGGCTGGTGGATGTGATCGTGCCGCGCGGCGGCGCGGGTCTGATTCAATTTGTCGTCGAGAATTCGACCGTTCCTGTGATTGAAACCGGAGCAGGGAATTGCCACATCTTCGTAGATGAATCCGCAAATCTCGACATGGCGGATCGCATCGTGATCAACGCGAAGACGCAGCGACCATCAGTCTGCAATGCCGCAGAGAAGCTTTTAGTGCATCGCGCGATCGCGAAGGAGTATGTGCCGCGGATTGTGAAACTGCTTCTCGACCACGGTGTGGAAGTGCGGGGAGACGCGGAAACCTTGGCTCTCGCGCAGGGGATGCAAGTCGCAGAGGCGACGAGCGCTGATTGGGATGAAGAGTACTTGCGGCTCTGTATGGCCGTGAAAGTTGTTGCCGATGTGGACGAAGCGATCGCCCACATCAATCAACATTCGACAAAACATTCGGAGTCGATCATCACCGCGAATGACGCGCATGCGCGACGCTTTTTGCGGGCGGCGGATTCGGCGGCGGTTTACTGGAATGCTTCTACGCGATTTACCGACGGCGCTGAGTTTGGGTTCGGTGCGGAGATGGGGATCAGTACGCAGAAGCTGCATTGTCGCGGACCGTTTGCGCTGGCGGAACTGACTTCGTCGAAGTATGAAGTGATTGGGAGCGGGCAGGTGCGCTGA
- a CDS encoding aminomethyltransferase family protein, with protein sequence MPIGTAFHERTFGLCQSLSYREWSGYYTVSSYETHHEHEYNAIRNACALIDISPLFKYLITGDDATQFVNRVITRDIKKVAINQVIYCCWCDQDGKVIDDGTITRLGENTYRWTAADPSLRWFRQNSIAMKVQIEDISESVSALALQGPTSAALLASVAEADIANLKYFRMTKGRINGIDVDISRTGYTGDLGYEIWIPWEHSLRVWDALATAGNAFDLHPVGMLALDVARIEAGLLLIEVDYFSSKKALIDSQKYSPFELGFDKMVHLDKETFVGREALLKEKGSRTGRKLVGLEFDWTAVEKLYDRVGLPPQVPSAASRVPVPVYRGNVQAGKATSTTWSPILKKMIALASVDAAHSAIGTELQAEITIEAVRYKTAVKVVQLPFFNPARKSAVPPRL encoded by the coding sequence GTGCCGATAGGAACTGCATTTCATGAGCGAACTTTCGGGTTGTGCCAGAGCCTGAGCTATCGTGAATGGTCGGGCTATTACACCGTCAGTTCGTATGAGACGCACCACGAACACGAGTACAACGCGATTCGCAACGCCTGCGCTCTGATCGACATCAGCCCTCTCTTCAAGTACCTGATTACCGGCGACGACGCGACCCAGTTCGTCAATCGCGTGATCACCCGCGACATCAAGAAGGTCGCCATCAACCAGGTGATCTACTGCTGCTGGTGCGATCAGGATGGCAAGGTCATTGATGACGGGACCATCACGCGCCTTGGCGAAAACACCTACCGTTGGACAGCGGCGGACCCCAGCTTGCGTTGGTTTCGACAGAACTCCATCGCCATGAAGGTCCAGATCGAAGACATTTCGGAATCGGTTTCCGCGTTGGCGCTTCAAGGTCCCACGTCGGCCGCACTGCTCGCTTCCGTTGCTGAAGCCGATATTGCGAACCTGAAGTACTTCCGAATGACCAAGGGGCGAATCAACGGCATCGATGTAGACATTTCGAGGACCGGCTACACCGGCGATCTCGGCTACGAGATCTGGATTCCCTGGGAGCACTCGTTGCGCGTGTGGGACGCGCTCGCGACCGCTGGAAACGCGTTCGATCTTCATCCGGTTGGCATGCTCGCGCTCGACGTCGCCCGCATCGAGGCAGGATTGCTTCTCATCGAAGTGGACTACTTCAGCAGTAAGAAAGCCCTCATCGACTCGCAGAAGTATTCTCCCTTCGAACTCGGGTTCGACAAAATGGTGCACCTCGACAAGGAAACCTTCGTCGGCCGCGAAGCTTTATTGAAGGAGAAAGGTTCCCGGACGGGACGCAAACTCGTCGGTCTGGAGTTCGATTGGACCGCCGTCGAAAAGCTTTACGATCGCGTCGGCCTCCCGCCCCAGGTGCCTTCGGCGGCTTCCAGAGTGCCCGTCCCCGTGTACCGCGGCAACGTTCAAGCAGGAAAAGCGACATCTACAACCTGGTCGCCTATTCTAAAAAAGATGATCGCATTGGCCAGCGTCGATGCTGCGCATTCTGCGATTGGAACCGAGTTGCAGGCTGAGATCACGATTGAAGCGGTCCGCTACAAGACTGCAGTGAAGGTCGTTCAACTGCCTTTCTTCAATCCTGCTCGGAAGTCGGCTGTGCCACCGCGCCTTTAG
- a CDS encoding phytoene desaturase family protein: MTNQTTNNKFDAIVIGGGHNGLVNAAYLARAGKKTVVLERRHVVGGAAVTEEIFPGFKFSVCSYVVSLLRPEIIRDLDLPRHGLEILPLDGTFTPMPSGDYLWRVNDHGKTRREIARHSRVDAEAYEEFGKAMLQMCKFVKPILSMTPPNPTTLKPSELMKLLFLGRRFKDLPEDDKYNQVQLMTMSAIDFLDQWFETDVLKATMSASGIIGTFLGVRSPGTAYVLLHHYMGEIDGAFRSWGFARGGTGAISNAIADAAREAGAEIRTKAGIAKILVKSGKAIGVVLENGDEIFGNVISSSVDPKLTFLKMLDRNQLPDEFVSSVEHYKFRGSSAKVNLALDSLPDFTCLPGRGEHLRGAISISPSVDYMERAYDDAKYGEYSKRPYIDMVIPSLTDPSVAPPGKHVMSCFVQYAPYHLASGNWDEKKEAFGDTVIDTLSQYAPNIKNIIVGRQVVTPLDLEREWGLTEGNIFQGELSLEQLFFLRPVPGWAQYRTPIKNLYMCGSATHPGGGIMGAPGRIAALEILKDWKA; the protein is encoded by the coding sequence ATGACCAATCAAACAACGAATAACAAATTCGACGCTATCGTTATAGGCGGCGGCCACAATGGGCTGGTGAACGCCGCCTATCTTGCCCGCGCCGGCAAGAAGACGGTCGTTCTGGAGCGCAGGCACGTTGTCGGTGGCGCCGCTGTTACAGAAGAGATCTTTCCCGGTTTCAAGTTCTCCGTGTGTTCCTACGTCGTCTCTCTTCTGCGACCGGAAATCATCCGCGACCTCGATCTCCCGCGTCACGGTCTCGAAATCCTTCCCCTGGATGGGACGTTTACTCCGATGCCCAGTGGCGACTACCTGTGGCGCGTAAACGATCACGGCAAGACACGCCGTGAGATCGCCCGCCATTCGAGAGTAGACGCAGAGGCGTACGAGGAATTCGGGAAGGCCATGCTGCAGATGTGCAAGTTCGTTAAGCCCATCCTGTCGATGACGCCCCCGAATCCTACAACGCTTAAGCCGAGTGAGTTGATGAAGCTGCTCTTCCTCGGCCGGCGCTTTAAGGACTTGCCCGAGGACGACAAGTACAACCAGGTCCAGCTCATGACGATGAGCGCGATCGACTTTCTCGATCAATGGTTCGAGACGGACGTGCTCAAGGCCACGATGTCAGCATCCGGCATCATCGGCACATTTCTCGGCGTACGTTCCCCGGGTACGGCTTACGTTTTGCTTCACCACTACATGGGCGAGATTGACGGCGCCTTCCGGTCGTGGGGATTCGCCCGCGGCGGCACCGGAGCCATCTCAAATGCAATTGCCGATGCTGCGCGCGAAGCGGGCGCGGAGATTCGCACCAAAGCAGGGATTGCGAAGATCCTGGTTAAGAGCGGCAAAGCGATCGGCGTTGTCCTGGAAAACGGGGACGAGATTTTCGGCAACGTGATTTCCTCGAGCGTCGACCCGAAACTTACGTTCCTCAAGATGCTCGACCGGAACCAGCTTCCGGACGAATTCGTTTCGAGCGTGGAGCACTACAAGTTCCGCGGCTCCTCTGCGAAGGTGAACCTCGCGCTCGATAGTCTTCCGGATTTCACATGCCTGCCGGGACGCGGCGAACATCTGCGCGGTGCAATTTCGATTTCGCCCAGCGTCGATTACATGGAGCGGGCCTACGACGACGCTAAGTACGGTGAGTATTCCAAGCGCCCGTACATCGATATGGTGATTCCGAGTCTGACCGATCCTTCGGTTGCGCCTCCCGGAAAGCACGTTATGTCGTGTTTCGTGCAGTATGCGCCGTACCATCTCGCCAGTGGCAATTGGGACGAGAAAAAAGAGGCATTCGGCGACACCGTAATCGACACGCTGAGCCAGTATGCGCCGAACATCAAGAACATCATCGTCGGTAGACAGGTGGTGACACCACTCGACCTGGAGCGGGAGTGGGGCTTGACCGAAGGAAACATCTTCCAGGGCGAGCTTTCCCTGGAGCAGTTGTTCTTCCTCCGGCCAGTTCCCGGATGGGCGCAATATCGAACTCCGATCAAGAACCTTTATATGTGCGGAAGCGCGACCCATCCGGGCGGCGGGATTATGGGGGCTCCCGGCCGGATCGCCGCACTGGAAATCCTGAAAGACTGGAAAGCCTGA
- a CDS encoding phytoene desaturase family protein translates to MSGERGNVIIIGGGHNGLVASFYMARAGFKPIVLEARPMVGGMAVTEEVWPGFRCPTLAHTGGPIRAEIVRDMALERHGLRMTQPKARVTSVSPDGGSVTVYDDPAKTAQHLAAVSARDGKSFTEFQSILNRLGKIFAQLAGNTPPDIDSPSKDDLFRGVSTGRMIRKLGKQDLYRLLRWAPMPIADLMDECFDSDLLKGALAARAIFGSGVGPRSPGTSNLLLLRCADDLNVAGSASFPIGGTGALTQAMAQATTAAGTTIRTNAEVAGITIKDGRVTGVRLTTGEEIAASAVISNADPVRTLLNLVDPVHLTPTFLQHVQQYRSSGVVAKINLAVDGLPKFPALEKREDRDVLYPGRIHVGPSMNYVERAFDFSKYGEFSREPYMDVMVPTVSDPSLAPSGKHIMSVYVQFAPYALRTGDWKTRAGEFADCAIKTLSAYVPDLPNRILHQQVITPAEIESTYGSTGGHIFHGELTLEQFFTMRPLLGYARYRTPIKGLYMCGSGTHPGAGLTGRSGENAAREIVKDLR, encoded by the coding sequence ATGAGCGGCGAGCGCGGGAATGTGATCATCATCGGCGGCGGGCACAATGGCCTCGTCGCTTCGTTTTATATGGCGCGCGCAGGATTCAAACCTATCGTGCTGGAAGCACGTCCGATGGTCGGCGGCATGGCGGTGACCGAGGAAGTGTGGCCAGGATTCCGGTGCCCGACCCTCGCGCATACCGGCGGCCCGATTCGAGCGGAAATCGTAAGGGACATGGCCCTTGAGCGTCACGGCCTGCGCATGACCCAACCGAAGGCCCGGGTCACCTCGGTTTCGCCCGACGGTGGCTCAGTCACGGTCTACGACGATCCGGCGAAAACGGCGCAGCATCTTGCTGCTGTGTCGGCTCGCGATGGAAAGTCGTTTACGGAGTTCCAGAGCATTCTCAACCGCCTCGGCAAAATCTTTGCGCAGCTCGCGGGAAATACGCCTCCAGACATTGACAGCCCCTCCAAAGACGATCTCTTCCGTGGCGTATCGACCGGACGTATGATTCGCAAACTGGGGAAGCAGGATCTCTATCGCCTGCTGCGATGGGCGCCCATGCCGATCGCGGACCTGATGGACGAATGTTTCGACAGCGATCTTCTCAAGGGTGCACTGGCGGCGCGCGCAATTTTTGGGTCAGGGGTTGGTCCCCGTTCGCCCGGGACGTCGAACCTGCTTTTGCTGCGCTGCGCTGATGATTTGAATGTCGCCGGCTCCGCGAGTTTTCCCATCGGCGGTACGGGTGCTTTAACCCAGGCGATGGCCCAAGCAACTACCGCCGCGGGCACGACGATTCGAACCAATGCTGAGGTCGCCGGAATCACGATAAAGGACGGTCGCGTTACAGGAGTGCGGCTCACCACCGGCGAGGAGATCGCGGCAAGCGCGGTCATTTCAAACGCCGACCCGGTGCGCACCTTGCTGAACCTGGTCGATCCGGTTCACCTCACCCCAACTTTCCTGCAACACGTTCAGCAATACCGCTCAAGCGGCGTGGTCGCGAAGATCAACCTGGCGGTTGACGGGTTGCCGAAATTCCCAGCGCTGGAGAAGAGGGAAGATCGGGACGTCCTGTACCCGGGCCGCATTCACGTTGGACCTTCGATGAACTATGTCGAGCGAGCTTTCGACTTCTCGAAGTACGGGGAATTTTCGCGCGAACCGTATATGGACGTGATGGTCCCCACGGTTTCCGACCCGTCGCTGGCTCCTTCCGGAAAACACATCATGTCCGTCTACGTGCAATTCGCTCCGTACGCGTTGCGTACCGGAGACTGGAAAACCCGGGCCGGCGAATTTGCAGACTGCGCAATCAAAACCCTCTCCGCCTACGTACCCGACCTGCCGAACCGGATTCTTCACCAGCAAGTGATCACGCCGGCCGAGATTGAGTCGACCTACGGATCAACCGGCGGCCATATCTTTCACGGCGAGTTGACCCTGGAGCAGTTTTTCACCATGCGTCCGCTGCTGGGGTATGCGCGATACCGTACCCCCATCAAGGGTCTCTATATGTGCGGTTCCGGCACGCACCCCGGTGCAGGATTGACCGGACGCTCCGGAGAGAATGCCGCGCGCGAGATCGTCAAAGACCTTCGCTGA